A stretch of the Uranotaenia lowii strain MFRU-FL chromosome 3, ASM2978415v1, whole genome shotgun sequence genome encodes the following:
- the LOC129753689 gene encoding putative odorant receptor 92a: MTGQTSLEVFLEFKSLARPNYRSWMAATVTTAYLVTIPYTIWYYYPDYFFIMQALAPVGIGFQGLFKFYSALVHRKFFQDRAKYLEDFHRKHINHPRNRVTLLDLMRKSYLFGKFLVASYLSAIIGFALYPIYIYVIYGEKTFALTALIPGINHDSYTGYLITTCVQMFTLALGLCGLSAADLTILIFVVNLAALVEVFKGNLQDLNELLEAPIRDEEAIRKKTREIFIEHGDIENYETELDERYFFINLMQVGSAVSCLSIALFLCYTTKYLPGYGFIAGMFFELLEFCLLGTIFTVQNDQMVDAIYDVKWHLLPMKERREWKFLLHKSQNAVDLTVGGFSKLNLETFVKIINTIYQYFAVLINFIEN, encoded by the exons ATGACAGGTCAAACGTCCCTGGAAGTCTTTCTAGAATTCAAATCTCTGGCCCGACCTAACTACCGATCCTGGATGGCCGCGACGGTAACGACGGCCTACCTGGTTACCATTCCCTATACGATCTGGTACTACTATCCGGATTACTTTTTCATCATGCAAGCGTTGGCTCCAGTCGGAATCGGTTTTCAGGGATTGTTCAAATTCTACAGCGCTTTGGTTCATCGGAAGTTCTTTCAGGACCGGGCAAAGTATTTGgaagattttcatagaaaacacATAAACCATCCTAGGAACAGAGTTACCCTACTGGATTTGATGAGAAAAAGTTACCTGTTCGGGAAATTTCTAGTGGCATCGTATCTAAGCGCCATCATTGGATTTGCACTCTATCCGATTTATATCTACGTGATATACGGCGAAAAAACCTTTGCACTGACCGCACTTATTCCGGGAATCAACCATGACTCCTATACCGGGTATCTAATAACCACTTGTGTCCAAATGTTTACACTGGCGCTGGGATTGTGTGGTCTGTCGGCGGccgatttgaccattttgataTTCGTCGTTAATTTGGCGGCACTGGTTGAAGTCTTCAAGGGGAATTTACAAGATTTGAACGAGCTCTTGGAAGCTCCGATCagagatgaagaagcaatccgAAAGAAAACGAGAGAAATCTTCATAGAGCATGGTGATATTGAAAA CTACGAAACGGAGCTGGACGAGcgctatttttttatcaacttgatGCAGGTTGGCTCGGCTGTCTCGTGCTTGAGCATCGCCCTCTTTCTCTGCTACACGACCAAGTATTTACCGGGTTATGGATTTATAGCAGGAATGTTTTTCGAATTgttagaattttgtttattggGAACAATCTTTACGGTTCAA AACGATCAGATGGTAGACGCTATATACGACGTCAAATGGCATCTACTTCCTATGAAAGAACGTCGAGAGTGGAAATTTCTGTTACACAAGAGCCAGAATGCTGTTGATCTGACCGTTGGAGGATTTTCGAAGCTCAACTTGGAAACTTTTGTCAA gatcatCAATACCATCTATCAGTACTTTGCCGTTTTgatcaatttcattgaaaattaa